The Chionomys nivalis chromosome 6, mChiNiv1.1, whole genome shotgun sequence sequence CCACCACGAACATCACCACCTGCAAGctcctaacacagaagaagtctTGAAAATGTCAAAAGCTGAACGCGTGGAACTTAGTAACAGCATCCGGGTTTACTGTATCATTTTTGTTACACCTCAAGATGTGAGTTTGTGGGCTGCAGTGAAGGAGACTTGGGCCAAACACTGCGATAAAGCAGAGTTCTTCAGTTCTGAACATGTTGAAGTGTTCGAGTCAGTAACTGTGAATGAGACTGACACCTGGTTGATGATAAAACAAGCTTCAATATATGCCTTTAATACATACAAAGACCAATATAACTGGTTCTTTCTTGCATATCCCACCACATTTGCTGTGATCGAAaacttaaagtattttttattaagaaaagatCCATCACAACCTTTCTATCTAGGTCACACTGAACTTTCCGGAAGCCATGAATATGTGACTGTGGATGGGGGAGTTGTCTTAAGTTTAGAATCAATGAAAAGATTCAACAGACTTCTCACTGTCAGTCCAAGTGAGTGtccagaagaggaaagagggattTGGAGGATGTCTGAAGATCTGTTGCTAGCACACTGCCTGAGATATGAAGGAGTGTTGGCAGAAAATGCTGaagacaaggaaggaaaaaatttatttaataccAAAACTATTGGGATGTTTATTAAAGAGGCAATTACTGACTACCCGAACGATATAGTGGAAGGATGCTGTTCTGACATGGCTATCACTTTCAGTAGACTGACTCCTGAGGAGATGCATGTGATGATGTACGGGGTGTACCGTCTTAGGGCATTTGGACATTTTTTCAATGATGCTTTGGTTTTTTTACCTCCAAACGGTTCTGACAACGACTGAAAAATAATAAGAGCCTGTATTTGATAACTACAGAAGCCCTAGTAGCTgcaaaaacaaattaatataaCCAACACAGGAGAGTGCCTGTTTCCTGGTCTAATCATATTGTGTTATTACACACTGAAGTTCAATTTATATCCTTAGATAATGTGTTGTTTTCCCTTAAAGCACTTGTAAAATTTTTACGTGTTGTAGATAAAAGTTTTAATAATAACAAGAGTTCAAATAAAGGATGCATttatatggtgatattttgtttgtgatctaacaaatcttgcctgaagatcagagaagcagagaaatgaggcactagttcttacctctacctcagactgaaagggcaaacctgtctctaaaaatctgcagagctaagccactactAGTTAGAGCTAGCCACAGAGGGCAGGCAGTTGTgacacaccctttaatcccagcgaggaaggcaggtctctgtgcattcaaggccatcctgtgcTACACTAGACTGATACAGATTTAAGAGAGACAGAGCTCGCACCTTTGATTGCAGTACTTGGGATCAGatgcctttcatcccaacactagagagatGGAGACTGGACTGATATGGCAGGatggaaagaggaatataaggcgggaggagacaggagctcagagcattCGATCTTACAtttcctagagacaggatcaGATTTTCGGTATGAGTAGAGTTAACTAGTCACTGGCTGCTCTGTATCTCTGATCTTTCTCCTGC is a genomic window containing:
- the LOC130876532 gene encoding C1GALT1-specific chaperone 1-like, which translates into the protein MISECSLFLKGVVLGSTIFALITMLGHIKLGHRNRLHHHEHHHLQAPNTEEVLKMSKAERVELSNSIRVYCIIFVTPQDVSLWAAVKETWAKHCDKAEFFSSEHVEVFESVTVNETDTWLMIKQASIYAFNTYKDQYNWFFLAYPTTFAVIENLKYFLLRKDPSQPFYLGHTELSGSHEYVTVDGGVVLSLESMKRFNRLLTVSPSECPEEERGIWRMSEDLLLAHCLRYEGVLAENAEDKEGKNLFNTKTIGMFIKEAITDYPNDIVEGCCSDMAITFSRLTPEEMHVMMYGVYRLRAFGHFFNDALVFLPPNGSDND